The genomic interval GGCCGGATTTCGTGAATTCAAAAATTCAAAGATCAAGCGAACGTCTCAAGACAGAGCAATCAGTGTGCCATGTGGGAGCGAGTTGATCAGAGAAGTGGCAACACTTAGCTCTACCAATGGATAAATGAAATTCGCTGATGAGCGAGTAGAGACCTGTCGGAGGCATGGGTTGCGAAATATCGCAAGTTTGCAAGTCGCTCATCTCAAGGAAATGAAGCAAAATCCTTCAGCATCAGCCAGAAGCCATGGTTGCGACAGATCGCAAGCAGGTTGCGACAGATCGCAAGCAGGTTGCGACAGGCCACAATCGGGTTGCGACCGATCACAAGTTCTCGTTCCGCAAACCCGCGCTTCATTTCTTCCTGATTTCAATTCCCAGCTTTTTCATCTTGCTATGAAGTGTGGAGAGGGGAATCTTGAGCATCCGAGCGGCCTGGCTCTGATTGTAGTTGGTCATCTGTAGCGCAAGCTCAATCCGGTCTCGGATGGCGGCCTCCAGGCTTAGGTCTTTCACATCTGGCTCAGCGGCCTTCACTGGGCTTGTTCGGATCGGCTCCGGCAGGTGTTTGACATCCAGGATTTCACCAGGCACGGTGGCCACCAACCGCTGAATGAGATGTTCTAGCTCGCGCACGTTGCCCGGCCAATCGTAGGCTTGCAAGGCCTCGTAGAACGCCGTCGTGGCGCAGCCCACCGTCTCTACCTGATGGCAAACACCACAGACGCCTTCGCCCAGTAGGTCGCGTCGCATCTGTTGACAATGCTTCTGAAGAAAGTAGCCGGCCAGCAACGGGATGTCCTCACGGCGCTCGCGCAAGGGCGGCACTCGGAGCGCAAACACACTCAAGCGGTCATAGAGGTCTTCCCGAAACCGCCTTCGCGCCAACAACACAGAGAGGTCCTGGTTCGTCGCCGCGATCAGCCGCACATCCACACGAAGCGGCACATCCCGCCCGATGCGTTGCACCTCACCGTATTCAATCACCCGCAACAATGCTGCCTGAACTGTCCGAGGGGTATCAGCAATTTCGTCCAGGAAGAGCGTACCGCCTTCAGCCGCTTGGAATTTGCCTGCCCGTTTGCTGGCCGCGCCTGTGAAGGCATGCCGCTCATGTCCGAACAGTTCATCGGCCACCATGCTCTTTGGAAGCGCGGAGACGAGCACCGGCACGAATGGTTTGTCCCGCCGGTCGCTCCAAAAGTGAATCGCGCGGGCCGCAACTTCCTTGCCGCTGCCACGCGCGCCGGTGATGAGCACAGGGGCGTTAGTGCTGGCAATGAGACGGATCTGCCGCTCTAGCTCAAGAAAGGCCGAGCTGGCTCCAATCATGTCTACTTGAAGCTCACTCCGTCTCATCTCTTCTCTGAACAAGAGACGACGGATGGCCAGCACTGCGTCCGCCGCCAATGTTTCAAGCTGACACCGGTGCGCCTCACGGTAGTATCTTGGGCGGGACGACTCCACATACAGTATGCCCATGACTTGCGCCCCGTCCAGCAACGGCACCCAAAGCGATGAGCGGCTGCCGGCCAGCAAGGGAAAATGAGTCGGATCGTGGCGGTGGTCGTCACTGCTGTACCACCGGCCTGATTGTATGACCAGCTCGATGGCGCTTCGCGGATTCTGCTTCCACTTCTTTACCAGATCGGCCGGCGTATCAGCTAACGCGCCACGCAGCGCAGAAGCGACTAACTTCGGCTCCTGAGCGAAAAGCTCGAAGACGAACAGGCCACCTCCTACATCCGAGCGAGTGAGTGCCAGCGCCCGTTCCAGCAGATGACACACCAGCCGGTCTAAATTCGTCGCAGGCCGTGATGCTAGGGTCAGCAGGTGATAAAGGAAATTGGTCGGTAGTGTTGCGCTGCGGACCTCCCGCTCGCCTACTCGGTTTGAACGCGAATCAGAGCGGCGCATTGACCAACTCCTTACAATGAGGCGTCCGCGCTAATGAGTTTAGCCAGCTCGGCAGCCAAAACTTACTTTCTAAAGAAGCCAAAACTCTGCACGTGTCAACCAAAAATGATTTGCCTAGTTCTTCGTGCCCTCGGTCACTCTCTGGGGCTAGAAGATAATAGGTATAGCAAGCGTTCCAGGGCCACCCGCCGGTCCTGGGTTACCGAAGATGAGAATGAGGAACCCAATAACCAACGTCGCCAAGGCCAACGTATTCGAGCCCAATAACACGGCCAGGAGGAGTCCAACTTTGGGAAAAGCCACGGGAACCGCGCAAGCAAGAGGAATAGCAACCATGCCAATCAGCGCCAAACCCTTCTTCATAGTGACCTCCATCGAGATGTTGGGTGACATATCTAAGGCGCGCCCATTCTATGTTATTGCCTATCCCTTGTCAAGAAAATTCTAAAGTGTGCCCTGCTGCCGAATTTGCGTGCTGGCCAAGGAGCTTGGATGAGTTATCAGATTGCAGACTGACATTGCGGGCTCCTGGCAGGAGGCCGCTCAATCGCAGGCTTGACACAGGTTCGGCAGATCACTACTCTATGGCTCGGTGTTGATCAATCAGGACACGGGCGCAGGAGATCCGTCGAAAATGAATCGCTGCTTCTGTCGTCAAGCATAGTGATGGCTCACAAGAGACTCACTCCGAGGAAATAACTCATGAGTACGCCGTTGATGGCTCGCTATGAAGTGCT from Blastocatellia bacterium carries:
- a CDS encoding sigma-54-dependent Fis family transcriptional regulator, coding for MRRSDSRSNRVGEREVRSATLPTNFLYHLLTLASRPATNLDRLVCHLLERALALTRSDVGGGLFVFELFAQEPKLVASALRGALADTPADLVKKWKQNPRSAIELVIQSGRWYSSDDHRHDPTHFPLLAGSRSSLWVPLLDGAQVMGILYVESSRPRYYREAHRCQLETLAADAVLAIRRLLFREEMRRSELQVDMIGASSAFLELERQIRLIASTNAPVLITGARGSGKEVAARAIHFWSDRRDKPFVPVLVSALPKSMVADELFGHERHAFTGAASKRAGKFQAAEGGTLFLDEIADTPRTVQAALLRVIEYGEVQRIGRDVPLRVDVRLIAATNQDLSVLLARRRFREDLYDRLSVFALRVPPLRERREDIPLLAGYFLQKHCQQMRRDLLGEGVCGVCHQVETVGCATTAFYEALQAYDWPGNVRELEHLIQRLVATVPGEILDVKHLPEPIRTSPVKAAEPDVKDLSLEAAIRDRIELALQMTNYNQSQAARMLKIPLSTLHSKMKKLGIEIRKK